A genomic window from Sphingobacterium sp. BN32 includes:
- a CDS encoding O-antigen ligase, which produces MVTVEKKYGLKDLFFYVVIIEIVIGGSGRMIEFGPLSLKMVLFAIALIISFFSLREVKSSEVFKIQTFFIITLLTSFLVAIFNRADPPAFLEDMKPLLFIFMINYFAINIKTRKDIEIVTLLIKRASLIMAIIYLLTVLALFLGVLNFTTFYEQQSEGSEIMFRNEYFFLYKGFLYLGIGFFFCLLSIKKLDKLFALILFIALALTLTRGFILAALLLFAYYVFFLNKSISLKSITIVLGVVSFIYFLPLLFDTLGDKSDSDMIRITNINEVLDALTIPSFFIGHGFGIGVPIRPVHMEISYLEIFHKQGIFGLSFWIFLFVFLVKKYIQLKIFKKEALPYVLSVGFVYLQSFTNPFINNPIGISITLISIVVLIRLKEEEDRLNFANYGT; this is translated from the coding sequence ATGGTAACTGTTGAAAAAAAATATGGATTAAAAGATCTATTTTTCTATGTGGTAATAATAGAAATTGTTATTGGTGGAAGTGGAAGAATGATTGAATTTGGTCCTTTATCATTAAAAATGGTTCTTTTCGCAATTGCCTTAATAATTTCTTTTTTTTCTTTAAGGGAGGTTAAAAGTAGTGAGGTTTTTAAAATTCAAACTTTTTTTATTATTACACTTCTTACAAGTTTTTTGGTTGCCATCTTTAATAGGGCTGATCCTCCAGCCTTTTTAGAAGATATGAAGCCACTCCTTTTTATTTTTATGATAAATTATTTTGCCATTAATATAAAGACCAGAAAAGATATTGAAATAGTGACTCTTTTAATTAAAAGAGCATCTTTAATTATGGCTATTATTTATCTTTTAACAGTTTTAGCATTGTTTTTAGGAGTGTTAAATTTTACAACCTTTTATGAGCAGCAAAGTGAAGGAAGTGAAATAATGTTCAGGAATGAATATTTCTTTTTATACAAAGGGTTTTTATATTTGGGGATTGGATTTTTCTTTTGTCTTCTTTCTATCAAAAAACTTGATAAGCTCTTTGCATTAATTCTATTCATCGCTTTAGCATTAACTCTTACTAGAGGCTTCATTCTTGCCGCATTATTATTGTTTGCGTATTATGTGTTTTTCTTAAATAAAAGTATTTCATTAAAAAGCATTACGATAGTTTTAGGAGTAGTTAGTTTCATATATTTTCTTCCATTACTTTTCGATACATTAGGTGATAAATCAGATTCTGATATGATAAGAATAACTAATATTAATGAAGTATTAGATGCACTTACTATTCCGAGTTTTTTTATAGGTCATGGATTTGGTATTGGTGTCCCAATCAGACCTGTACATATGGAAATTTCATATTTAGAGATATTTCATAAACAAGGAATATTTGGACTTTCATTCTGGATTTTTTTGTTTGTATTCTTAGTAAAAAAATATATTCAATTGAAAATTTTTAAAAAAGAAGCTTTGCCTTATGTTTTAAGTGTTGGTTTTGTTTATTTACAATCTTTCACGAATCCTTTTATTAATAATCCGATTGGTATTTCAATTACATTAATTTCAATAGTTGTATTAATACGTTTAAAAGAAGAAGAAGATCGACTTAATTTTGCAAATTATGGAACTTAA
- a CDS encoding polysaccharide biosynthesis/export family protein produces MLRLSSIIGYVFLSLVILSIYSCGNRKELVYFQSDSTLLKNTFELSVPKLQTGDILAISVNADDVRATAPFNPISPYQGSTGNIQTSSIFVPTYTIDIDGNIDFPMIGEVKLEGLTRTEAIDYLRKKVQVYINQPRISLEIRNFKVTVLGEVNNPGSFPVTNDRITILEALGLAGDLTINGVRNNILVIREINGKKDEIRIDLTKRESLNSPAYYLMQNDVVYVEPNNARIQSSKYTQNTSIFVSIAGLIITIIAVIVK; encoded by the coding sequence ATGTTAAGATTAAGTTCTATTATTGGATATGTATTTTTAAGCTTGGTTATTCTAAGTATATATTCTTGTGGTAACAGAAAAGAATTGGTTTATTTCCAGTCGGATTCTACATTACTTAAAAACACCTTTGAATTAAGTGTGCCTAAATTACAAACAGGAGACATTTTAGCTATTTCTGTTAATGCAGACGATGTTCGTGCAACAGCCCCATTTAACCCAATTTCCCCTTATCAAGGATCCACTGGAAATATTCAAACTTCTAGTATTTTTGTTCCCACTTATACTATTGATATTGATGGGAATATAGATTTTCCTATGATCGGCGAAGTTAAGCTCGAGGGTTTGACTAGGACGGAAGCAATAGATTATCTGCGAAAAAAAGTGCAGGTTTATATTAATCAACCTCGTATAAGTTTGGAAATTCGAAATTTTAAAGTAACGGTTCTTGGAGAGGTTAATAATCCAGGGTCTTTTCCTGTAACTAATGATAGGATCACTATTTTAGAAGCTTTAGGTTTGGCTGGTGATCTAACTATTAATGGAGTTCGAAATAATATATTAGTGATACGTGAGATAAATGGTAAAAAGGATGAGATTCGAATCGATTTAACTAAACGTGAATCATTAAATTCACCTGCCTATTATTTAATGCAGAATGATGTAGTTTATGTCGAGCCAAATAATGCGAGAATTCAATCTTCAAAATATACACAGAATACATCCATATTTGTTTCAATTGCAGGTTTAATTATTACTATCATTGCAGTAATTGTAAAATAA
- a CDS encoding glycosyltransferase family 2 protein encodes MRKKVSVCLATYNGEEFIQEQIDSIISQLKESDELIVSDDNSTDNTIKLVERYNDARIKIIYNLGERGYSNNFENAINNASGEYIFLSDQDDVWMDDKIETMLSELENYDLVISDALISDSSLAPTLGSHFANNGTKRGFFNNWIKTRYIGACMAFNRTILTKLLPFPENKKLCAHDYWIALVGEKYYKVKLIDKPLIKYRRHGKNASTGGEKSNNSFIHKILVRIYSLNQLVKRI; translated from the coding sequence ATGAGAAAGAAGGTGTCAGTATGTTTAGCAACATATAATGGAGAGGAGTTTATTCAAGAACAGATTGATTCAATTATATCTCAATTAAAGGAATCAGATGAATTAATTGTTTCAGATGATAATTCAACTGATAATACTATAAAATTAGTAGAGCGTTATAATGATGCGAGAATTAAGATCATTTATAATTTAGGTGAGCGAGGTTATTCTAACAATTTTGAAAATGCGATTAATAATGCTTCGGGTGAATATATTTTCCTTTCTGATCAAGATGATGTATGGATGGATGATAAAATTGAGACCATGCTTTCTGAACTTGAAAATTATGATTTGGTAATTTCAGATGCATTAATTTCAGATAGTAGTTTGGCTCCTACCTTGGGATCTCATTTCGCAAATAATGGTACAAAAAGAGGGTTTTTTAATAATTGGATAAAAACACGATATATTGGAGCTTGCATGGCATTTAATCGAACTATTCTAACTAAACTTTTGCCTTTTCCTGAAAACAAAAAGCTTTGTGCGCATGATTATTGGATAGCTCTAGTTGGAGAAAAGTATTATAAGGTTAAGTTAATCGATAAACCTTTGATTAAATATCGTAGACACGGAAAGAATGCCTCGACAGGTGGAGAAAAAAGCAATAATTCTTTTATTCATAAAATTTTGGTAAGGATTTATTCCTTAAATCAATTAGTAAAAAGGATATGA
- a CDS encoding NAD(P)-dependent oxidoreductase, with protein MKNILITGGAGFIGSNLALQLISKGHTVTVFDNLSPQIHGENAKETSPLFLSIKDKVKFIEGSVTEVERWKEALIGQDVVVHLAAETGTGQSMYEVQKYVDVNINGTALLLDLLVNTQHQVKKVVVASSRSIYGEGKYISKELGAVYPSHRSAEYMDKGEFEVQYPGSTALQLVGTDEDSKIHPSSVYGITKQNQEQMIMTVCPTLGISAVAFRYQNVYGPGQSLKNPYTGILSIFSTQIKNGNGINIFEDGKESRDFVFIDDVVAATILGIEKEEANNQVFNVGTGEATDVLTVANGLIKNYGIEVPITVSGNYRLGDIRHNYADLSKINNLLGFVPSVSFEEGLKHFTDWVNTQEVQEDQYQKSIDEMKAKGLYK; from the coding sequence ATGAAAAACATTTTAATAACTGGAGGAGCTGGTTTTATAGGGTCTAATTTAGCTCTACAATTAATTTCTAAAGGGCATACTGTTACCGTTTTTGATAATTTATCTCCACAAATTCACGGTGAGAACGCCAAAGAAACTTCTCCTTTGTTTCTTAGTATTAAAGATAAGGTGAAATTTATAGAAGGTTCGGTTACGGAGGTTGAGCGTTGGAAAGAAGCGCTAATTGGTCAAGACGTAGTTGTGCATTTAGCAGCAGAGACGGGTACAGGACAATCCATGTACGAGGTGCAAAAGTATGTTGATGTTAATATTAACGGTACTGCCTTATTATTAGACCTATTGGTTAATACACAACATCAGGTTAAAAAAGTAGTCGTTGCCTCTTCACGTTCTATTTATGGAGAAGGTAAATATATTAGTAAAGAACTAGGTGCAGTTTATCCTTCCCATCGATCAGCAGAGTATATGGATAAAGGTGAATTTGAGGTTCAATACCCAGGATCCACTGCCCTTCAATTGGTTGGGACAGATGAAGATTCTAAAATTCATCCATCTTCCGTCTATGGAATTACTAAACAGAACCAGGAGCAAATGATTATGACCGTTTGCCCGACATTAGGAATAAGTGCGGTAGCTTTTAGGTATCAGAATGTATACGGGCCAGGTCAATCATTGAAAAATCCGTATACAGGAATATTATCGATCTTTTCCACTCAAATAAAAAATGGAAATGGCATTAATATTTTTGAGGATGGTAAAGAATCAAGAGATTTTGTATTTATTGATGATGTTGTTGCTGCTACCATTTTAGGAATTGAAAAGGAGGAGGCAAATAACCAAGTTTTCAATGTTGGAACGGGAGAAGCAACAGATGTATTAACCGTGGCTAACGGATTAATTAAAAATTATGGAATTGAGGTTCCTATTACTGTTTCTGGAAATTACAGATTAGGTGATATTCGCCATAATTATGCTGATTTAAGTAAAATTAATAATTTACTTGGCTTTGTTCCAAGCGTAAGTTTTGAGGAAGGATTGAAACACTTTACGGATTGGGTAAATACACAGGAGGTTCAAGAAGATCAATATCAGAAGTCAATTGACGAAATGAAAGCGAAGGGATTGTACAAATAA
- a CDS encoding glycosyl hydrolase family 28-related protein, which translates to MELKKVISFYVLFLTIITHSCAQNKNSTFISVVDYGAKPAKNWTSAVDNSAAIQKAIDNNPGKMIFIPSGIYLISKEINIKHGVRIVGEDKYSTILQSTSNNTMRISAGGVTLEKLFFYGQGNIGLSVINIRNVMLTDLLFQNVDYGIMFQNVWNAKLRNVDVEINSNQNPKVKKGFVFSGQCVNNHISDSQISAMDIGIEIQKSEKRSEGLMLSNVLIYGAKTGLKSEGALSLQVNNCIIDLCEEYAIQTRNTAGLLVSNSWLYSKGNQNTQAVKLYTTWDSHFSASNIKTENGNAVILIGDYSNNNIFSNCTIEVVNSNTEAVVFEQNTKANLLKDNNFKSLKNKPSTILNRGISNKIIDNSNTIIK; encoded by the coding sequence ATGGAACTTAAAAAAGTTATATCATTTTATGTTTTATTTTTAACAATTATTACACATTCTTGTGCACAAAATAAAAATTCCACTTTCATTTCTGTTGTAGATTATGGTGCAAAACCCGCAAAAAATTGGACTAGTGCTGTGGATAATTCTGCTGCTATCCAAAAAGCTATTGACAACAATCCAGGAAAAATGATCTTTATACCTTCTGGAATATACTTGATCTCCAAAGAAATTAATATTAAACATGGAGTTCGAATTGTTGGAGAAGATAAATATAGTACAATTTTACAATCTACAAGCAATAATACAATGAGGATTAGTGCTGGAGGCGTTACCCTAGAAAAGCTTTTTTTTTACGGGCAAGGTAATATAGGTTTAAGTGTAATTAACATACGAAATGTAATGCTAACTGATTTGTTATTTCAGAATGTTGATTATGGAATTATGTTTCAAAATGTTTGGAATGCAAAATTGCGTAATGTGGATGTTGAGATTAATTCTAATCAAAATCCTAAAGTTAAAAAGGGTTTTGTTTTTTCAGGACAATGTGTAAATAATCATATTTCTGATTCGCAAATTTCTGCAATGGATATAGGGATAGAAATTCAAAAAAGTGAAAAGCGATCAGAAGGCCTAATGTTATCTAATGTTCTTATATATGGTGCAAAAACTGGCTTGAAATCTGAAGGTGCTTTAAGTCTGCAAGTAAATAATTGCATAATTGATCTTTGCGAAGAGTATGCAATACAAACTAGAAATACAGCAGGATTATTAGTTTCAAATAGTTGGTTATATTCCAAAGGTAATCAAAATACGCAAGCTGTAAAATTATACACTACATGGGATAGTCATTTTTCAGCCAGTAATATCAAAACAGAAAATGGAAATGCTGTTATACTTATTGGAGATTACAGTAATAATAATATATTTTCCAATTGTACAATTGAAGTCGTGAATTCAAATACAGAGGCTGTAGTTTTTGAGCAAAATACAAAAGCAAATTTGTTAAAAGATAATAATTTTAAAAGTTTGAAAAATAAGCCCTCAACTATTTTAAATAGAGGAATATCAAATAAAATTATCGATAATAGTAACACAATTATAAAATAA
- a CDS encoding NAD-dependent epimerase/dehydratase family protein, which yields MESLDNKVLIAGGSGFIGKNLIEFLGQMKYQVDTLSLRHLDWPKKMNENWSVIINLIGKAHDHAGEATEEDYYLVNFEYTKLLFTEFLNSKAKLFIHISSIAAVEEYGTKDKLVEGSTCHPISFYGKSKFAAEKWLLEQQLPYGKQLVILRPPMVHGKGDKGNLGLLYKFIAKGIPYPLTAYENQRSFISIQNFNFFIEQIIKNHTELKLNLYHISDDEALSTKEIIEVISKTLNKKPFNLKVPKIFVNTIAKIGDIIPIPLNSKRLKKMTGNLILINDKLKKDLRITKLPLTAKEGIEKTILTFSESYK from the coding sequence ATGGAAAGTTTAGATAATAAGGTTCTAATTGCAGGAGGATCCGGGTTTATTGGGAAAAATTTGATTGAATTTTTAGGTCAAATGAAATACCAAGTAGATACCTTATCCCTTAGGCATTTGGATTGGCCAAAAAAAATGAATGAGAATTGGTCCGTAATTATTAATTTAATTGGTAAGGCGCATGATCATGCGGGTGAGGCGACCGAGGAGGATTACTATTTAGTTAATTTTGAATATACTAAATTGCTTTTTACAGAATTTCTTAATTCCAAAGCCAAACTATTTATTCATATTAGTTCCATTGCAGCTGTTGAAGAATATGGTACAAAAGACAAATTAGTTGAAGGATCAACCTGTCATCCAATTTCTTTTTATGGTAAATCGAAGTTTGCTGCAGAGAAGTGGCTTTTAGAACAACAACTTCCTTATGGAAAACAATTGGTTATTCTGAGGCCGCCTATGGTTCATGGAAAGGGAGATAAAGGAAACCTGGGGCTTCTTTATAAATTTATTGCTAAAGGAATCCCTTATCCTTTAACTGCCTACGAAAACCAACGTTCATTTATCTCTATCCAAAATTTCAATTTTTTTATTGAACAAATAATAAAAAATCATACAGAATTAAAATTAAATCTTTACCATATTTCAGATGATGAAGCACTGTCGACCAAAGAAATAATTGAAGTAATTTCAAAAACTTTAAATAAGAAACCTTTTAATCTAAAGGTGCCAAAGATATTTGTAAATACAATTGCAAAGATTGGAGATATTATACCTATTCCTTTAAATAGTAAAAGATTAAAGAAAATGACAGGTAACCTGATTCTAATTAATGATAAACTTAAAAAAGATTTAAGAATTACTAAGTTGCCCTTAACCGCTAAAGAAGGAATTGAGAAAACTATATTAACATTTTCAGAGTCCTACAAATAA
- a CDS encoding glycosyltransferase family 4 protein: MVYFIVFITLLIIELLYFKLADRFNIIDKPNERSSHSTVTLRGGGVIFYFAALAYFITSGFEYPGFFLGLTMMTIISFLDDVFTLSNKIRLLVHFTSVLLMAYQLDLFEMPWYFLLIGFIVVVGVINAYNFMDGINGITAAYSLAVGGLLLLANMEIGFIDQDFLIYTMLGVLVFTYFNFRNKAKCFAGDVGSVAIAFILLFALGLLILSTGNLIYILFLTVYGIDAVWTIIRRLANKENIFKAHRSHLYQYLANEAKVNKLWVSASYGIIQFVIGLLVLQVKDLPDNTQIMFAVALLSILSFIYLFIKTKVKRKYLV; this comes from the coding sequence ATGGTTTACTTTATTGTTTTTATAACCTTATTAATTATTGAGCTGCTTTATTTTAAATTAGCTGATCGATTTAACATTATTGATAAACCTAATGAACGATCGTCCCATAGTACAGTAACATTAAGAGGTGGAGGCGTGATTTTTTATTTCGCAGCATTAGCTTATTTTATCACTTCTGGTTTTGAATATCCTGGGTTTTTTCTAGGATTGACGATGATGACTATTATATCTTTCTTGGATGATGTCTTCACCCTATCAAATAAAATCCGGCTGTTAGTACATTTTACATCAGTTCTTTTAATGGCCTATCAATTGGATCTCTTTGAAATGCCTTGGTATTTCCTATTAATTGGATTTATCGTGGTTGTTGGTGTAATCAATGCCTATAATTTTATGGATGGCATTAATGGTATTACTGCTGCTTACAGTTTAGCAGTCGGTGGTTTGTTGTTGCTCGCCAATATGGAAATTGGTTTTATTGATCAGGATTTTCTAATATATACCATGCTTGGGGTATTGGTATTTACCTATTTTAATTTTAGGAATAAGGCGAAGTGTTTTGCAGGGGATGTAGGCTCTGTCGCTATCGCATTTATTTTATTATTTGCTTTGGGTCTACTGATTTTATCGACTGGGAATTTAATCTATATCTTGTTTTTAACAGTTTATGGTATTGATGCGGTTTGGACCATTATTCGCAGATTGGCGAACAAGGAGAATATATTTAAGGCGCATCGATCACACCTTTACCAATACTTGGCCAATGAGGCTAAGGTAAATAAGTTGTGGGTTTCTGCGAGTTATGGCATTATTCAGTTCGTTATTGGATTGCTAGTTCTTCAGGTTAAAGATTTGCCGGATAATACACAAATTATGTTTGCTGTGGCATTATTAAGCATATTATCTTTCATTTATCTTTTTATAAAGACAAAAGTAAAAAGGAAATATTTGGTTTAA
- a CDS encoding polysaccharide biosynthesis tyrosine autokinase, with product MNSNPYPQIKQKEEQELNLKQLFEQYAFYWKWFVISVLVCIVGALIYLRYADKIYNITAKILLQDENKATGELAGLAEMASLTGIGSTTSAYVSDQIDVMKSRRIFRKVVDLNKFNIKYYIKGNVKTSEVLESQAPIRLVILNPKDTRLDSASFELAIKWKGNKITVDEKSGGSKEVIFGQKFNSPIGPIMLLSQSKNLAQGDLLISFSNVNTTVDDLLKIVQITPNKEKQSFVVNFSMNSENVFKSELILNSLIEQYNKDVTEDKTRVSRATSDFIDSRLELISNDLEKADSKVADYKDQNNLVDMRSEAELYMKNASENERRLVEYQTQLRLADMVGGAVRNNQGNLLPSNIGLEDPSIQGTVKSYNELVLERDDLLKSATPDNPVVQNLNKNINELGSSLQSSLSNYRQVLQSNVNALQSEKNKFEGKLSQLPNQERGFKDISRQQQIVESLYLFLLQKREETEIQASATPAILKVIDEAYGSSIPVSPRKSLVLLGALIAGFLLPFGILYLKFLLDNKVHSRRDIEEKFAAPILGEVPSSDDPIVKDNDRSSLAEAFRILRTNIAFMLGTKKDSAVIFVTSTTSGEGKSFVSTNLSRILAMSGKKVLLIGADIRSPKVLDYLGLSHLQHTNIGITQFLINSDMPVENIIIKKPAPYDFDIIYSGYIAPNPAELLMNGHFKEVIDYGRTHYDFVIVDTAPVSLVTDTLLIAENADLTIYVTRANYLDKRLLNVPKELYEDGKLKNMAVVLNDVDFARGYGYGYGYGYGYGYIDSSSVSLRAKIMKQFSKLFKGKQK from the coding sequence ATGAACTCTAATCCTTATCCTCAAATAAAACAGAAAGAAGAACAAGAGCTAAATCTAAAACAACTATTTGAGCAATATGCTTTTTATTGGAAATGGTTTGTTATATCTGTTTTAGTCTGTATTGTTGGGGCATTAATTTATTTACGTTATGCAGATAAAATTTACAATATAACTGCAAAAATTCTCTTACAAGATGAGAATAAGGCAACAGGTGAATTAGCCGGTTTAGCTGAAATGGCCTCTCTAACTGGAATTGGAAGTACAACATCTGCCTATGTTTCTGACCAAATTGATGTGATGAAATCTAGGAGGATTTTTAGAAAGGTTGTAGACTTAAATAAATTTAATATAAAATATTATATTAAAGGAAATGTAAAAACGTCAGAAGTTTTAGAGTCTCAAGCACCTATTCGTTTAGTTATCTTAAATCCCAAAGATACAAGACTTGATAGTGCTTCATTTGAATTGGCTATAAAATGGAAAGGTAATAAAATAACTGTTGATGAAAAGAGTGGCGGTTCAAAAGAAGTGATTTTTGGACAAAAATTTAATAGTCCTATAGGTCCTATTATGTTACTTTCTCAATCTAAAAATTTAGCTCAAGGGGATCTTTTAATTAGTTTTTCTAATGTAAATACTACAGTTGATGATTTACTTAAAATTGTACAAATTACTCCAAATAAAGAAAAACAATCTTTTGTAGTGAATTTTTCCATGAATTCTGAGAATGTTTTCAAATCAGAATTAATCTTGAATTCCTTAATTGAGCAATATAATAAAGATGTAACAGAAGATAAAACAAGAGTTTCTAGGGCCACATCTGATTTTATTGATTCAAGGTTAGAATTAATTTCTAATGACCTTGAGAAGGCTGACTCTAAAGTTGCAGACTATAAGGATCAAAATAATTTAGTTGATATGCGCTCTGAAGCTGAACTATATATGAAGAATGCTTCCGAAAATGAACGTAGATTGGTCGAATATCAAACGCAATTGCGTTTGGCGGATATGGTTGGAGGAGCCGTAAGAAATAATCAAGGTAACCTTTTACCGTCAAATATCGGATTGGAAGATCCTTCAATACAGGGAACTGTTAAAAGTTATAATGAGTTAGTTTTAGAACGAGATGACTTATTGAAATCAGCAACTCCAGATAACCCGGTTGTTCAAAATTTAAATAAGAATATAAATGAATTAGGTTCTTCTTTACAATCTTCTTTGTCTAATTATAGACAGGTTTTACAGTCTAATGTGAATGCTCTTCAATCTGAGAAGAATAAATTCGAGGGCAAATTAAGTCAATTACCGAACCAAGAACGAGGCTTTAAAGATATTTCAAGACAGCAACAGATTGTAGAATCTTTATATTTGTTTTTATTGCAGAAAAGAGAAGAAACTGAAATTCAAGCTTCCGCAACACCAGCAATTCTCAAAGTAATTGATGAAGCTTACGGATCTAGCATTCCGGTATCACCTCGGAAATCTTTAGTTTTACTTGGAGCTTTAATCGCAGGGTTTTTACTTCCTTTCGGAATTCTTTATCTGAAATTTCTTCTCGACAACAAAGTACATTCTCGTCGAGACATTGAAGAGAAATTTGCAGCACCCATTCTTGGAGAAGTGCCAAGCTCAGATGATCCAATTGTTAAAGATAATGACCGATCTTCTCTCGCAGAGGCGTTCCGTATCCTTCGGACGAATATTGCTTTCATGCTAGGAACTAAAAAGGATTCGGCGGTTATTTTCGTTACTTCAACTACATCAGGAGAGGGTAAGTCCTTTGTTTCAACGAACTTGTCTAGGATTCTAGCCATGTCAGGGAAAAAGGTTTTATTAATTGGAGCAGATATCCGTTCTCCGAAAGTTTTAGACTATTTAGGATTATCTCATTTACAACATACCAATATAGGTATCACCCAATTCTTGATAAACTCTGATATGCCGGTTGAAAATATTATTATTAAGAAGCCAGCACCTTATGATTTTGATATTATCTATTCAGGCTATATTGCGCCGAACCCTGCGGAATTGTTAATGAATGGTCATTTCAAAGAGGTGATTGATTATGGACGTACGCATTATGACTTTGTGATTGTTGATACGGCACCGGTTAGTTTGGTTACTGACACATTGTTGATTGCTGAAAATGCAGATTTAACAATTTATGTAACGCGTGCGAATTATTTAGATAAGCGTCTTTTAAATGTTCCTAAGGAGCTTTACGAAGATGGTAAACTGAAAAACATGGCGGTCGTTTTAAATGATGTTGACTTTGCACGTGGTTACGGTTATGGCTATGGTTATGGCTACGGCTATGGATACATTGATTCGAGTTCGGTTTCTTTACGAGCGAAAATCATGAAGCAATTCTCTAAGTTATTCAAGGGAAAACAGAAATAG
- a CDS encoding WxcM-like domain-containing protein, with protein sequence MGINKVKQIAGGIAKDVRGQIRFVNDFDMSEVKRFYIIKNNNTDLVRGWRGHQIEKRWFYVLSGKFQVDLVLIDNWEEANKDLPVERVVLKENGLSVLAVPVGYATAFQALEEGSELLVFADYGIDNAKLDDHTWQLDYFVNRLD encoded by the coding sequence ATGGGAATTAATAAAGTTAAGCAGATTGCTGGTGGTATAGCAAAGGATGTCAGAGGTCAAATTCGATTCGTTAATGATTTTGACATGTCAGAGGTAAAGCGTTTTTATATCATCAAAAATAATAATACCGATTTGGTAAGAGGTTGGCGTGGACATCAGATTGAAAAGAGATGGTTCTATGTGCTATCTGGCAAATTTCAAGTCGATTTAGTGTTGATTGATAATTGGGAAGAAGCAAATAAAGATTTACCTGTAGAAAGAGTAGTTTTAAAAGAAAATGGCCTTTCTGTTTTGGCTGTTCCAGTAGGATATGCGACTGCCTTTCAAGCATTAGAAGAGGGTTCTGAATTATTGGTTTTTGCTGATTATGGAATTGATAATGCCAAATTGGACGATCACACTTGGCAACTTGACTATTTTGTAAACCGATTGGACTAA
- a CDS encoding DapH/DapD/GlmU-related protein → MSLFRRYSINKVFSLIIDKVRTLLLFKEARIIRFPIDVRGKKFISVTKGFTTGIGCRIEAYPENNNMTLFFGENFQMNDYVHITAMESVKIGKNVLLASKVYISDCSHGSYSGDENDSSPLSIPKDRPLFSKPVEIGDNVWIGEFVSVLPGVSIGRGSIIGANSVVSRNIPENVIAVGSPAKPIKKFNFETQKWEKI, encoded by the coding sequence ATGAGTTTATTTAGAAGGTACTCAATTAATAAAGTTTTCAGTTTAATTATTGATAAGGTTCGAACACTACTTCTTTTTAAAGAAGCTCGTATTATTCGGTTCCCAATTGATGTTAGAGGGAAAAAGTTTATTTCTGTAACGAAAGGTTTTACGACAGGGATAGGATGTCGCATTGAGGCATATCCGGAAAACAATAATATGACTTTGTTTTTTGGGGAGAATTTTCAAATGAATGATTATGTGCATATTACAGCAATGGAAAGCGTGAAAATCGGAAAGAATGTGCTCCTAGCTAGTAAGGTTTATATTTCTGATTGTTCACACGGTAGTTATTCTGGGGATGAAAATGATTCTTCTCCTTTATCAATTCCCAAGGATCGACCATTGTTTTCCAAGCCTGTTGAAATAGGCGATAATGTGTGGATTGGTGAATTTGTTTCAGTATTACCTGGAGTCTCGATTGGAAGAGGTTCAATAATAGGAGCAAACTCAGTTGTTTCACGAAACATACCTGAAAATGTAATTGCTGTGGGTTCTCCAGCAAAACCAATAAAGAAGTTTAATTTTGAAACCCAAAAATGGGAAAAAATATAA